A genome region from Flavobacterium sp. CFS9 includes the following:
- a CDS encoding sensor histidine kinase — protein MILDTIKNTSSNKILFHGIIWIFFILTSLIQFYESPFKVSPDFYVQWGTGIILFYLNYFYLVPVLLLEKKYWLYFVFVSALILIFMVVRLNYFIPDFAQTRVVKALPPPEVLKLLHKGGRLKTFVATKQPLFFKIGPSFFYILIITISAVIRTLTEFYNNQQNKLIAETHRTNTELIYLRKQTNPHFLFNSLNSIYSLAHKKSDLVPDAIVTLSELMRYMLYETDNKTVDLEKEINYIQNYIELQKLRLNNIEDIVINVHGDTRNKFIEPLLLISFVENAFKYGTDYKGAAHVKIKIFILNSSLDFWIGNTIEDYSKDPDNSGIGLVNIQNRLDLLYPNAHKLDITQDDEFFRVHLNLELDKIQTAID, from the coding sequence ATGATATTAGATACGATCAAAAATACCAGTTCAAACAAAATTTTATTTCACGGTATCATTTGGATTTTCTTTATTCTGACTTCATTAATTCAGTTTTATGAAAGTCCGTTCAAAGTCAGTCCTGATTTTTATGTACAATGGGGTACCGGAATTATTCTGTTTTATCTGAACTATTTTTATCTGGTTCCCGTTTTGCTTTTGGAAAAAAAATACTGGCTGTATTTTGTGTTTGTATCTGCCCTGATTTTAATTTTCATGGTTGTCAGACTCAATTATTTTATTCCTGATTTTGCGCAGACACGAGTAGTAAAAGCTTTACCTCCTCCGGAAGTTCTTAAATTACTCCATAAAGGCGGGAGACTGAAGACTTTTGTGGCTACAAAACAACCATTATTTTTTAAAATCGGCCCCTCTTTTTTTTATATTTTGATTATTACCATAAGTGCGGTTATCCGAACACTGACCGAATTTTACAACAATCAGCAAAACAAATTAATCGCCGAAACACACCGAACCAACACAGAACTGATCTATCTGCGCAAGCAAACGAATCCGCATTTTTTATTCAATTCATTAAATAGTATCTATTCTCTGGCACACAAAAAATCAGATTTAGTTCCGGATGCCATCGTGACCTTATCAGAATTGATGCGCTATATGCTGTATGAAACCGATAACAAAACGGTCGATTTGGAAAAAGAAATCAATTACATCCAGAACTACATCGAATTGCAAAAACTGAGATTAAACAATATTGAAGACATCGTAATCAATGTTCATGGCGACACCAGAAACAAGTTTATTGAACCTTTACTATTAATTTCGTTTGTCGAAAATGCGTTCAAATACGGAACCGATTACAAAGGTGCGGCTCACGTGAAAATTAAAATATTCATTCTAAACAGCAGTCTGGATTTCTGGATCGGAAATACGATTGAAGACTATAGTAAAGATCCTGACAACTCAGGAATCGGATTGGTCAACATTCAAAACCGACTAGATTTACTTTATCCCAATGCACATAAACTTGATATCACACAAGATGACGAGTTCTTTCGTGTACATTTGAATTTGGAATTGGATAAAATTCAGACCGCGATAGATTAG
- a CDS encoding LytR/AlgR family response regulator transcription factor, with amino-acid sequence MKCVIIDDEPLAVELLEDFVQKVDALELIHTFNNAIDAISFINQNNVDLIFLDIQMPHFSGIDFLNTIEKKPLVIFTTAFSDYAVEGFNLGAVDYLVKPIPFHRFLKSVVRAQQVLNPATTVQTISEHTTPPELEQDFMFVRAEYENVKMNFSDILFIEGLKDYVKIYTIDNKFTLTLISLIKLENLLSNKGFSRIHRSYIINIKHVKSIQKNKVLISDKRIPISESYKTSFFERINL; translated from the coding sequence ATGAAATGTGTAATTATAGACGATGAACCTTTAGCAGTTGAATTACTGGAAGATTTTGTTCAAAAAGTAGATGCTCTCGAATTGATCCATACTTTTAACAATGCCATTGATGCCATTTCTTTCATCAATCAGAATAATGTTGATTTGATTTTTCTGGACATCCAGATGCCGCATTTTTCAGGGATCGATTTCCTGAATACAATCGAGAAAAAACCGTTGGTTATTTTCACAACTGCTTTTTCTGATTATGCCGTCGAAGGTTTTAACCTTGGAGCAGTGGATTATTTAGTCAAACCTATTCCGTTTCACCGGTTCTTGAAATCGGTTGTACGGGCACAGCAAGTATTAAATCCGGCCACAACAGTTCAGACTATTTCAGAACACACTACCCCGCCGGAACTGGAACAGGATTTTATGTTCGTAAGAGCGGAATACGAAAATGTAAAAATGAATTTCTCTGATATTCTATTTATTGAAGGACTGAAAGATTATGTAAAAATTTATACTATTGATAACAAATTTACTCTCACACTAATCAGTTTGATTAAACTTGAAAATCTGCTTTCAAACAAAGGATTTTCCCGAATTCACCGCTCGTATATCATCAATATAAAACACGTAAAATCCATTCAGAAGAACAAAGTTTTGATTAGCGATAAACGCATTCCAATCAGTGAAAGCTATAAGACTTCTTTCTTCGAAAGAATCAACCTTTAG
- a CDS encoding gamma carbonic anhydrase family protein: MLIKSVNGKTPLIPEDCYVAENATIVGDVTFGDSCSVWFNTVIRGDVNFITIGNKVNIQDGAIIHCTYQKHPTVIGNNVSIGHNAIVHGCTIHDNVLIGMGAIVMDNCVVESNSIIAAGAVVTQNTVITSGSIYAGVPAKKVKDIDQSDFAGEIERISNNYVMYSGWFKNENEK; the protein is encoded by the coding sequence ATGCTGATTAAATCTGTAAACGGAAAAACACCTCTGATTCCAGAGGATTGTTATGTAGCCGAAAATGCTACAATTGTGGGCGATGTGACTTTTGGAGATTCCTGTAGTGTCTGGTTCAACACCGTTATTCGTGGTGATGTTAACTTTATCACGATCGGAAATAAGGTGAACATTCAGGATGGTGCGATCATCCATTGTACGTATCAAAAACACCCTACTGTTATTGGAAACAATGTTTCGATAGGTCACAATGCGATTGTTCACGGCTGCACGATTCATGATAATGTTCTAATCGGAATGGGTGCTATTGTTATGGACAATTGTGTGGTTGAAAGCAACTCGATTATTGCAGCCGGTGCGGTTGTTACTCAGAATACGGTCATAACCTCAGGAAGTATTTATGCAGGTGTTCCGGCTAAAAAAGTAAAAGACATTGATCAATCCGATTTTGCAGGTGAAATTGAGCGTATTTCGAATAATTACGTGATGTATTCCGGCTGGTTTAAAAACGAAAACGAAAAATAA
- a CDS encoding NifU family protein, which translates to MTKITIKETQNPTILKFEFEDFITQNQSFEFKNIDEAQASPLAQQLFYLPFVKTVYISGNFIAIERYSIVEWDDVKDAVAEQITSFVDKGGVIIKVEETQTKKQPITVYGETTPNPAALKFVVSRMLTRNAVEYKNIDQTASSPLAKELFKFPYVKEVFIDENYISVTKYDINDWQEITLEVRTFIKQFIENGGTVLDESLIETAAKNDITKDEAFDKLDVTSQQIINILEEYVKPAVAADGGNIAFDSYNEEDKTVKVILQGACSGCPSSTFTLKSGIENMLKSMLNDEAIKVEAVNA; encoded by the coding sequence ATGACGAAAATCACCATAAAAGAAACTCAAAATCCAACGATATTAAAGTTTGAATTTGAAGATTTTATAACTCAGAATCAAAGCTTCGAATTTAAAAATATTGACGAAGCACAAGCTTCTCCTTTAGCACAACAATTATTCTATTTACCGTTTGTAAAAACCGTTTATATTTCAGGAAACTTTATTGCCATCGAAAGATATAGTATTGTTGAATGGGACGATGTAAAAGATGCGGTTGCGGAACAGATTACTTCATTTGTAGACAAGGGAGGCGTAATCATTAAAGTTGAAGAAACCCAAACTAAAAAACAACCTATTACGGTTTATGGAGAAACAACTCCTAATCCTGCGGCCCTGAAATTCGTAGTGAGCAGAATGCTGACGAGAAACGCTGTTGAGTATAAAAATATCGATCAGACTGCCTCTTCTCCATTGGCCAAAGAATTATTCAAATTTCCTTATGTGAAAGAAGTATTTATCGATGAAAACTACATTTCGGTAACCAAATACGACATCAATGACTGGCAGGAAATCACACTTGAAGTGCGAACTTTTATCAAGCAGTTTATTGAAAACGGAGGAACTGTTTTAGATGAAAGTCTGATTGAAACAGCTGCTAAAAACGACATCACAAAAGACGAAGCATTTGACAAACTGGATGTTACTTCACAGCAAATCATTAACATTTTGGAAGAATACGTAAAACCGGCAGTTGCTGCTGACGGTGGAAATATTGCTTTTGACTCTTATAATGAAGAAGACAAAACAGTAAAAGTAATTCTACAAGGAGCCTGCAGTGGATGCCCATCC
- a CDS encoding type IX secretion system membrane protein PorP/SprF — MKFRIRVLLFFLIVSTYSYSQEGIPVYSDYLSDNYYLIHPSMAGAANCAKIRLTARKQWFGQEDAPSLQTLTFNGRIGERSGAGIIIFNDKNGYHSQKGLKLTYAHHILFSRDELDLNQLSFGISGGVIQSQLDETKFGTNFDPIVFGSIQKDSYFNVDVGASYNYLDFYAHATVQGLLETRRELYTEYESNNLRKFLLSAGYVFGKRNTVTWEPSVLFQVFDKTKEKTIDLNLKAYKNMDFGSLWAALSYRKGFNGTQYGTSSGVAAQKLQYITPIIGVNYKNFMFAYTYSQVTGDVKFDTGGYHQITLGINLFCKKERYDCNCPAIN; from the coding sequence ATGAAGTTTAGAATCAGGGTTTTATTGTTTTTTTTAATTGTATCAACTTACTCTTACTCACAAGAAGGGATACCGGTTTATTCCGATTATTTGTCTGATAATTATTATCTGATCCATCCGTCGATGGCTGGAGCGGCGAATTGTGCCAAGATAAGACTGACTGCCAGAAAACAGTGGTTTGGTCAGGAAGATGCTCCGTCTTTGCAAACGTTAACTTTTAATGGCAGAATAGGGGAGCGGTCAGGAGCCGGAATTATTATTTTTAATGATAAAAACGGTTACCATTCTCAAAAAGGATTAAAACTTACCTATGCACATCATATCTTGTTTTCCAGAGATGAGCTTGATTTGAATCAGTTGTCATTTGGTATTAGTGGGGGAGTAATTCAGAGTCAATTGGATGAAACTAAATTTGGAACCAATTTTGATCCTATCGTCTTCGGCTCTATTCAAAAAGATTCTTATTTTAATGTTGATGTCGGGGCATCCTACAATTATCTTGATTTTTATGCCCACGCAACAGTTCAGGGCTTGCTGGAAACACGAAGAGAATTATACACCGAATATGAGAGTAATAATCTTAGAAAGTTTCTTTTAAGTGCGGGGTATGTTTTTGGAAAAAGAAATACAGTAACCTGGGAGCCATCTGTATTGTTTCAGGTGTTCGATAAAACCAAAGAAAAAACCATCGATTTAAACCTTAAGGCTTATAAAAATATGGATTTTGGAAGTCTGTGGGCTGCCTTATCTTATCGAAAAGGTTTTAATGGTACGCAATATGGTACGTCAAGTGGAGTAGCTGCTCAAAAACTGCAATATATTACGCCAATCATTGGTGTGAACTATAAAAATTTTATGTTCGCTTATACCTATTCTCAGGTTACTGGTGATGTGAAATTTGATACGGGCGGGTACCACCAAATTACCCTCGGGATTAATTTATTTTGTAAAAAGGAACGTTACGACTGTAATTGTCCTGCAATTAATTAA
- a CDS encoding DUF4907 domain-containing protein — translation MTTKIKKPFFRTNTRKTILLIVLTLQFLACAKNETFTIEAFKTTSGWGYSIALKNKIIIKQAIIPVINDSKSFSTKNDALKVAQLVVTRLNQNRSPTITKNDLILLKIKL, via the coding sequence ATGACAACTAAAATAAAAAAGCCATTCTTCCGGACTAACACCCGGAAGACTATCTTACTTATCGTACTTACTTTACAATTTTTAGCCTGTGCGAAAAATGAAACTTTTACGATCGAAGCCTTCAAAACTACGTCAGGTTGGGGTTATTCGATTGCTTTAAAGAACAAAATCATTATCAAGCAGGCTATTATTCCAGTCATAAACGACTCTAAAAGCTTTAGTACAAAAAATGATGCTCTAAAAGTGGCTCAGCTGGTAGTAACCAGACTCAATCAAAATAGATCGCCCACAATAACCAAAAATGACTTAATTTTATTAAAAATAAAATTATAA
- a CDS encoding Kelch repeat-containing protein produces MNNLKKGILFVTLFSGLFFISCSNDSSEELIGNWVKKSAFDGPARSSATSFVIGDYAYVATGYTGDVYLKDLWSYNSNGDYWEQKADLPGIGRSSASAFALNQKGYIGLGYDGTNKLKDFYQYDPSNNTWTQKTDFAGTGRYAAVGFQAGGKAYFGTGYDGNYLKDFYQYNDQANNWTLVNGFSGNKRRNATVFVIADKVYLGTGINNGVYQEDFWEFDPATEAWTRKRDIDKDTDDDSSYNDDYAVVRSNASAFAMNGLGYVVGGDNIKTIWEYNPTTDLWAEKTPTEGATRTDAVGFAINNRGFYMLGRTGSTYFDDAWEFKPLEEQTSNDN; encoded by the coding sequence ATGAATAATTTAAAAAAAGGAATACTATTCGTGACGCTGTTTTCAGGTCTCTTTTTCATAAGCTGCAGCAATGACAGCAGTGAGGAGCTAATAGGAAACTGGGTTAAAAAATCGGCATTCGACGGACCTGCACGATCCAGCGCAACCAGTTTTGTCATTGGCGATTATGCTTATGTCGCAACAGGTTATACCGGAGATGTTTATTTGAAAGATTTATGGTCGTATAATTCAAATGGAGATTACTGGGAGCAAAAAGCGGATCTTCCGGGTATCGGAAGAAGTTCTGCCTCGGCTTTTGCCTTAAATCAAAAGGGATATATTGGTTTAGGTTATGACGGAACTAATAAATTAAAAGATTTTTATCAGTACGATCCAAGCAACAATACATGGACTCAAAAAACTGATTTTGCCGGAACCGGACGTTACGCAGCGGTAGGTTTTCAGGCAGGTGGAAAAGCCTATTTTGGAACCGGTTATGATGGAAATTATCTAAAAGATTTCTATCAGTACAACGATCAGGCTAATAACTGGACTCTTGTAAATGGTTTTAGCGGAAATAAAAGACGTAATGCCACTGTTTTTGTAATTGCTGACAAAGTGTATTTGGGAACAGGAATTAACAACGGAGTGTATCAGGAGGATTTTTGGGAATTTGATCCCGCAACTGAGGCATGGACGAGAAAACGTGACATTGATAAAGATACGGATGATGACAGCTCTTACAATGATGATTATGCCGTTGTTCGTTCAAATGCTTCCGCTTTTGCCATGAATGGTTTGGGATATGTTGTGGGAGGAGATAATATCAAAACCATCTGGGAATATAACCCAACCACCGATTTATGGGCAGAAAAAACCCCAACGGAAGGTGCAACCCGAACAGATGCCGTAGGCTTTGCCATTAACAATCGCGGCTTTTATATGCTGGGAAGAACAGGTTCAACCTATTTTGATGATGCATGGGAATTTAAACCGTTAGAAGAGCAAACAAGTAATGACAACTAA